A DNA window from Daucus carota subsp. sativus chromosome 3, DH1 v3.0, whole genome shotgun sequence contains the following coding sequences:
- the LOC108213431 gene encoding tyrosine decarboxylase 1, giving the protein MGSLSVPKFNPLNLDFFSSESNKVIEFITAYYKNVEKYPVRSQVEPGFLLNMYPKEAPSQPISLDTILQELQADIIPGITHWQSPNFYAYFPTTTSNAAFQGEMLCNALNVAGFNWICSPAATELEMIVMDWLGKMLSLPQSFLFAGNGGGVLQGSTSEALICVLSAARDRALKQHGEDSITKLVVYASDQTHFVVKKAAKLVGIPTKNFRVIPTSLATCFALKPYDVKMAIERDLKSGLVPLFVCATVGATPSGSVDPVEGLVLLAKKYGLWLHIEAAYAGSAFICPELTRYLKGIEHAHSISMNLHKWLLTNMDCSCLWVKSPDVLLESLSMTDEILRNEASESKKVVDFMDWQIATSKRFRALKLWFVLRRYGVDNLMTHIRSDIELAKHFEALVNSDKRFEVVVPVNFSLVCFRLKPNEEGEENLKILNWKLMEAVNSSGRAYMTHAVLGDIFVIRCAIGTSLTEKRHVNELWKLILEKTEVILKRDQ; this is encoded by the coding sequence ATGGGCAGCCTCTCAGTCCCAAAATTTAACCCCTTGAACCTAGACTTTTTTTCCAGTGAATCAAACAAAGTGATCGAGTTCATCACAGCTTACTACAAGAATGTCGAAAAATACCCGGTTCGAAGCCAAGTTGAACCTGGTTTTCTCCTCAATATGTATCCGAAAGAAGCTCCCTCTCAGCCAATTTCACTTGATACCATTCTCCAGGAGCTCCAAGCTGACATTATTCCAGGCATCACCCACTGGCAAAGCCCCAACTTTTACGCTTACTTCCCCACAACGACAAGTAATGCTGCTTTTCAGGGAGAGATGCTTTGCAATGCTCTCAACGTCGCCGGATTCAACTGGATATGTTCTCCAGCAGCCACGGAGCTTGAAATGATTGTCATGGATTGGCTAGGCAAAATGCTTAGCCTCCCTCAGTCATTTCTTTTCGCGGGGAACGGTGGTGGAGTTTTACAAGGAAGTACTTCTGAAGCACTAATATGTGTACTTTCTGCTGCAAGAGACAGAGCTTTGAAACAACATGGTGAGGATAGTATAACAAAGCTGGTTGTCTATGCCTCTGATCAAACACATTTCGTTGTCAAAAAGGcagctaaattagttggaattCCTACTAAAAATTTTCGTGTCATACCAACATCACTAGCTACTTGCTTTGCACTAAAACCATATGATGTTAAGATGGCTATTGAACGTGACTTAAAGTCCGGTTTAGTCCCATTGTTTGTTTGTGCAACGGTTGGAGCCACGCCTTCTGGCTCCGTAGACCCTGTGGAGGGACTTGTTTTGTTGGCCAAAAAATATGGCTTGTGGCTTCATATTGAAGCTGCGTATGCTGGAAGTGCTTTCATTTGTCCTGAGCTTACGCGTTATCTTAAAGGCATAGAGCATGCTCATTCTATTAGCATGAATCTCCACAAATGGTTATTAACAAACATGGACTGTAGTTGCCTCTGGGTGAAAAGTCCAGATGTATTGTTGGAGTCTTTGTCCATGACTGACGAGATTCTGAGAAATGAGGCTAGTGAATCTAAGAAGGTTGTGGACTTCATGGACTGGCAGATCGCCACAAGCAAGCGATTCAGGGCTCTGAAGCTGTGGTTTGTGCTGCGTCGATATGGTGTGGATAATCTGATGACACATATCAGAAGTGACATTGAATTGGCCAAGCATTTTGAGGCATTGGTTAATTCAGACAAGAGGTTTGAGGTGGTGGTGCCTGTCAATTTTTCGCTTGTGTGCTTTCGACTAAAACCGAATGAGGAAGGAGAGGAGAACTTGAAGATCTTGAACTGGAAATTGATGGAGGCAGTGAATTCAAGTGGAAGAGCTTACATGACTCATGCTGTGTTGGGTGATATATTTGTGATACGCTGTGCCATTGGGACTTCGTTAACTGAGAAGAGGCATGTTAATGAATTGTGGAAATTGATTCTCGAGAAAACTGAGGTCATCTTGAAGCGAGACCAGTGA
- the LOC108213777 gene encoding phenylacetaldehyde synthase: protein MGSLSTQKFNPLNLDFFSSESNKVIEFITAYYKNVEKYPVRSQVEPGFLLNMYPKKAPSQPVSLDTILQELEADIIPGMTHWQSPNFYAYFRTTTSNAAFQGEMLCNALNVAGFNWICSPAATELEMIVMDWLGKMLSLPQSFLFAGNGGGVLQGSTSEALICVLSAARDRALKQYGEDSITKLVVYASDQTHFVVKKAAKLVGIPTKNFRVIPTSIATCFALKPNDIKMAIERDLESGLVPLFVCATVGATPSGSVDPVEGLGLLAKNYGLWLHIEAAYAGSAFICPELTHYLRGIEHAHSISINLHKWLLTNMDCSCLWVKSPDVLLESLSMTDEILRNEASESKKVVDFMDWQIATSKRFRALKLWFVLRRYGVDNLMAHIRSDIELAKHFEALVNSDKRFEVVVPVNFSLVCFRLKPNEEGEESLKVLMNWNLMEAVNSSGRAYMTHAVLGDIFVIRCAIGTSLTEERHVNELWKLILEKTEVILKRDQ, encoded by the coding sequence ATGGGCAGCCTCTCGACCCAAAAATTTAACCCCTTGAACCTAGACTTTTTTTCCAGTGAATCAAACAAAGTGATCGAGTTCATCACAGCTTACTACAAGAATGTCGAGAAATACCCGGTTCGAAGCCAAGTTGAACCTGGTTTTCTTCTCAATATGTATCCGAAAAAAGCTCCCTCTCAGCCAGTTTCACTTGATACTATTCTCCAGGAGCTTGAAGCTGACATTATTCCAGGCATGACCCATTGGCAAAGCCCCAACTTTTACGCGTATTTCCGCACAACTACAAGTAATGCTGCTTTTCAGGGAGAGATGCTCTGCAATGCTCTCAACGTCGCCGGATTCAACTGGATATGTTCTCCGGCAGCCACTGAGCTTGAAATGATTGTCATGGATTGGCTAGGCAAAATGCTTAGCCTCCCTCAGTCATTTCTTTTCGCGGGGAATGGTGGTGGAGTTTTACAAGGAAGTACTTCTGAAGCACTAATATGTGTACTTTCTGCTGCAAGAGACAGAGCTTTGAAACAATATGGTGAAGATAGTATCACAAAGCTAGTTGTTTATGCCTCTGATCAAACACATTTTGTTGTCAAGAAGGCAGCTAAATTAGTAGGGATTCCTACTAAGAATTTTCGTGTCATACCAACATCTATAGCTACTTGCTTTGCACTAAAACCAAATGATATTAAGATGGCTATTGAACGTGACTTGGAGTCCGGTTTAGTTCCATTGTTTGTTTGTGCAACGGTTGGAGCCACGCCTTCCGGCTCCGTAGACCCTGTGGAGGGACTTGGATTATTGGCCAAAAATTATGGCTTGTGGCTTCATATTGAAGCTGCATATGCTGGAAGTGCTTTCATTTGTCCTGAGCTTACGCATTATCTTAGAGGCATAGAGCATGCTCATTCTATAAGCATAAATCTCCACAAATGGTTATTAACAAACATGGACTGTAGTTGCCTCTGGGTGAAAAGTCCAGATGTTCTGTTGGAGTCTTTGTCCATGACTGACGAGATTCTGAGAAATGAGGCTAGTGAATCCAAGAAGGTTGTGGACTTCATGGACTGGCAGATCGCCACAAGCAAGCGATTCAGGGCTCTGAAGCTGTGGTTTGTGCTGCGTCGATATGGTGTGGATAATCTGATGGCACATATCAGAAGTGACATTGAATTGGCCAAGCATTTTGAGGCATTGGTTAATTCTGACAAGAGGTTTGAGGTGGTGGTGCCTGTCAATTTTTCGCTTGTTTGCTTTCGACTAAAACCGAATGAGGAAGGAGAGGAGAGCTTGAAGGTCTTGATGAACTGGAATCTGATGGAGGCAGTGAATTCAAGTGGAAGAGCTTACATGACTCATGCCGTGTTGGGTGATATATTTGTTATACGCTGTGCTATTGGGACTTCATTAACTGAGGAAAGGCATGTTAATGAATTGTGGAAATTGATTCTCGAAAAAACTGAGGTCATCTTGAAGCGAGACCAGTGA